The sequence below is a genomic window from Dioscorea cayenensis subsp. rotundata cultivar TDr96_F1 chromosome 6, TDr96_F1_v2_PseudoChromosome.rev07_lg8_w22 25.fasta, whole genome shotgun sequence.
AAATGCTACTCCAATTTATTTATTGCTACTCATTGTTCCTTTAACAAGTCAATCATTGATATTGACAAGTTATTTTCAATAATGGCACCCACTGATGATGAAGAATTCAAACTGAGGGTATATACTGGTGATGCTTCCTTGCTTGGCCCTCCGGAACAGTTCCTAAAGGTCTTGGTGGATATTCCATTTGCTTTTAAAAGGATGGATGCCTTATCATTCATGGCTTCTTTCTCAGAGGATACCTCGACCTTAAAGGATGCTTTTGAAAGTTCAGAGGCAAGTCTCTATATCCAacattttgaatgttttttCTCATATTATATGCTGTCACACCTACAAAAATGGCAAGTTACCAAGAAGAAACCAAAACAACGAAATGTAGGTCCACCTAATTTGCTTAACAACAATATAAATCATGCTCcaccttttctcttttcttgagAGAAGATGATCTTTAGGGATTTTAGTATTCTTCAtcagtctttttttttatttggtttctaTCATTCAAATTGACTAaattgtttccattttttttttcaatgtaatATTGTAATGATAAGTGTTATTATGCAAAGGAGTGCAAAGTGTTAACAATGGATATTTATATTGCTTGTTAAACACAGAAGTAATACAGGTAATACAGAGAATAAAAAAGCAGTATCCAAAGTGTTGTAAGATAATTGATGAGTACTTGGATAAAAATTAAAGGAGCCATTACCATTGACCTTTCAATATGTTCAAGAATTATATAAAACAGTCAAATTGTAACTGATgttcattttataaatttcatattttgctACATATTTCAAACCCTATAGATTTCAATGGATATTAATCCAAGTTCACTACACCAATTTCTAGTTATAGGGGCAGACAAGGAGAGCTGGTTTTAGAAAACCGGCTCTAATGAATAGGgttaaaaattatatcttaCTTTTAGAACCGGTTAAAAGCAACCGGCTCTATAAGtgcttaaatattataaaagaaacATAGCCAATCTCACTGTAGACCTTTTTCATCGTTCAGGTTGGTGAGAATCCCATCCTCCCTCTTAGCCGATCTCACTGTTCTACCTCATCGACGGCGACGGCGACGGCGACGGCGACAGCGAAGGTGACACCGGCTCCTCCTCGTTGACTGCGGTAACTCCGGTAATGCTCtcttttaactttttgtttctagggtttcgatCACATCAGTTGATGTGGAATGATTCACCTTTTTGCATGCTGATTAAATTTTCTTGGATTAGATCTTGGAAGGGGAGCGCATAAATTGCTCGTTTGTGAGATTAAATGAGAAATGAGAATTGAGAATGTAGTAGGATCCTGGTTTTAGGGCATTGGAAGTTTTGACAGTGAGTAAGTCAGAATAAGAggattttggaagcattttctTAAGCAATAAATTCGAATCGTTTGTCTAGATAGGGGcttcaagaaacaaaactaatctGCTGATTTTGaatgcattttttttgttaaaccaATGAGCCAAAGGTGTTCATTTGTGATCACTATTTATCATATtggattcatatatatatatatatatatatatgtatgcttcATGATTTGCGTTTAGAGTGCTGATAAAAATTCAGCCAGCATAGTTTAAGAGGGAGCTTGTGCTATGGATTTAAGTTTAGCATGTTGTATTATCTCACCTTTTGCTTTGATCATTGACTGTTGAATGAGTTTTTGGCTTTGAACAATCATGGGTTATGCTCAACTTTTTATTGGTCCTATTGGTAGTGGCAAGgtgattgattttattttaatgttatctTGGGAATTTTTAATCTTTGTAGTTCAGATGGATGTGGCTAATAAATTACTGGTTTTGTTGTAGTCAACTTATTGCTCTAGCTTGTATCAACACTATGATACTATTCGGAGGACCATGCACTTTTTTAATCTTGATCCTGCTGTGGAGCATTTTGATAATCCGGTTGCTATGGGTAATATTGTCTTATGAGCatgttctttgtgtttttcCCCTTGTTCTCCATATGTTTATATGAGTTTTATATGATATTCCAATGTTTGTGCAGATATAAGGGAATTTATTTCCTTGGATGATGTTATGGAGGAACTTGTTCTGGGCCGTAATGGTGGCCTTATTTACTGCATGGAGTATCCTTTTAGTGTaatctctgatttttttttttggattaaataatataaacagTTATACATGGACTCTTCTAGTTGTATATTTGATCCTTCATATTTAAAACTTTagcaataatgttttttttttcctttactcatattaattataaagtTGGGTTGAAAtcttattttcattattgaGATTTTTGATAATTGGTGTAATCATAGATATAGGATTAGTTTGCATAGTTGTTTGTTACATTGGATTCCTTACAGCATATCCAGGCATCTTGAAGAGAATCTTGATGATTGGTTGGCAGAAGAACTGGATAACTATTTGGATGATGactatcttattttttattgccCAGGTTATATTCTTAATATTCCTGTgctttaaacattttattactTATGGACCTGTTATTGCATTGTGTTAATGACAATTGGGTGGAATTTTTCAGTGATCACATATAGAACTTCATACATTATTATCCTTGTATGTTTTTAGTTTCCAATTTGTTCTTCTTCAATTGAATTTCTGTAATATGTTTAATCCTCGATTAGATTATGGTAGATCTTGTGGTTCTCAAGGTTTCTTATTGGCAATATAATATGATTATAAACTAGTAAGCTTACTTTGGACCATGCAAGTGTATGTACCTTGCACTTACCTTTCTACATttgctttattatttatttgcttatcATTTAAAGTTGGGGCTAATGtgtattttcttgttgtttggtAGGGTTATTCCAAAGTCTTTGATGCCAAGACATGTGAGTTTCAGATAGAATTAGtcttaagattttattttactaatctAATAGACCATACTAATTGCTTTTTACTCATTGTTTCATCCATCACAAGAATGCACTTCAAGCAATAATAGAGTACATTTTGCTTTAATCTATATGAACCATAGAAAAATTCTTCAATGCAACTTGTTACTTAATCCATTGTATCTTacctaggggtgtaaatgatacacctctactcgcaagctactcggaCTCGACTCGGTGAAAACTCGAATTCGGCTCGGTCAcagtcgagccgagctcgagctcgagtagtcgagcaagccgagttcgagtattgtgatacttggctcgagtgctcgcgagcctaatcgagcatgtatgtatatatataatattagatttatttgataaaaatcaagggggaaaactttcgagctcgagtcgagctcgagctcgagcataatgtttatggttattttcagctttttcgagcttaatcgagcgagctcgagtagctcgatttgtgtaccgagtcgagctcgagctattaaataaatactcgatcgagctcgagccgagtatcgagtaccgaattttcagtcgagctcgagctcgagctcattactgctcggctcgaactcgatcgattacacccctaaTCTTACCAACATATTacaatattcttttcttttgataatattttccCATGTTCACTTttcgtcatcatcatcttggCGCATTGCTAACCACTACTAATATGGAGGCCTAATTACTAACATCTTAAGCAAAGAATTTGGGCACCATTTTGAACTTATCTTTtgctaatatttaaattaagcaTTTGAAACCAGGTTTTATTAGGCAAGTTGATTTGTGATTGATTATGTTAGAATATTGAATTGGTGGCCATTAACTGATGAATTATGATTGATGATTATTAATGATAATGCCAGATATTTAAAGTACTACAACAGATGCTATCATTGGCCAATTGGGCAAATTGATGGAATCAGTTAATTTGTCCTCGTCATCTAAAGGGTAATTTGTGTGGTTGACCTGCTTTTTTGTAAGGGGCACTTGCATATGTACCcccaaaacaaaaaagttagaaattatatgtatatcaCTGTAAATAAGGAATTTGCTTATGTACCGTAGAACTTTAAAAGCTTTTGCTTGTACTAATGGccaggggtgtaaatgatatatttgCTGACATACCCAAGAAACCTTGAATATGTCTAGTTGTCACATTCTCTGAAATCCTCATGGATCCATGCTGTTGTTTTTCCATATTCACAGATTAAAATCTGAGGATTAATTTTGATATGAGATCTTTTAAATATGGTTTTATATCATGTAAAAGTTTCaagaaattatattatttagttgctaattttatcttattttagttTTGCTGAGTTTTTGCTTTGAATGAGGAgtaacatttttatttgttggtgGTAAATTTGAGAAAAAGTCTATGATTAATACTCTTGGTTCCATGTGCCttgttctttattatattattgagAAACTTGCTTAAAAATGCAAGAGAATCAGGAATTTATTTGCTCAATCACAATTAGTTTTAGTTGGCTGCAGatcattttcaatattaatttCCTTGCGGGTATATTGCTTATAAATCTATTTCTTCTGCAATGACACATTCCTTATTTAGTTTCCAACTTTGACTATTGTAAAATCCAACCTCTTATTCTAACTCAATGACTAATTCATCCTTTTTCCTGTTTTCCTGTTTGTGGTTTAAGTGTGTAAGTTTTGTCAAATCAGAGATGACGCTAATTAATGTTGGAATTCTCTGCCCCCAGCCATTTGTTTGTTGTCTCATTTGGATTTTGGTATTGGGTAGTGTTAGTTTCATAATGCTTTCCATTAGATGCATTGAGTCAGCATTACACAATTAATTAGAACATTATATTTTTGTCTTGGAGTtgttcttaaattatttttcttgaatttcaaAGGATAAGTTTGTGTTTTTCGATAGATAGAATAAATATATCCTTTGATATGAAAATCAAGTATTTTAGTTGAATTAATGGTTTTGGCTAAAAGTCTATATTACTGAGTTCTgttcacatattttttaaactagAATTATTGAATGAAGCTTCAGAAGTAGTTGCTTTCCCTTCTGAAGCAATTGCGGATATTGTTCTACAAATCAAAAAGTGGTTGTTTAAATAAAGTTGTGCTTATTATATATAGTGTGAAACTTGGTGGTATATGTCTACAAAGGGTTGTCTAAAACTTTTAACAGCGGGTGGAGACTACCAAAATGGTATGTAAGGATGAAATTTTTGGCACTCACTTATGTTGTCATTATCATGATTTCAGAAGGAAGATGGTGCTCAGCAGTAATAAGACTTCGGTATAAAGCATGGAATGGGCTATCTAttgtttggtttttctttaatgGTTTTCCTGCAGCATCTTTATTTGTGATCCTTTGTTGTCTCATCTCAGTGAAGGACTGAAGCCCATCATTGGTTTGCTTTTATGATATCTGTATATGCTTTGTAATTGATGCATATCAACTTGCTGATATCTCATTGCTAATACTGCATTAATGGTTGTGGGACATGTGCATCAATTGTGGCCTATGTTTGCTTGAGTGCATGAGTAATTTGGTTAGCTGGCTCGCCCCTCTTTCATGCTTTTCATTGCAATTTGTTTGAAGATGTTAATCaactcatatatttttcttctttttgtgttaatttatcATGAGCATAAATCTGTTTATTTTTCCATTAGTATTATGAGAGATAAATTAGGGTTCTGAATCAAATTGTGTTGTCAtcattatatgaaaatttgaacACTGCAAGATTTAAGAGGTTGATGCCACTGAATTTTTCTGGATTGATGTAATTGCCAATATCTTGAGGTTTTCTAGAAGAATGTTTTTGCATTCCATGCTTGAGAACCATATTTAAATTATCGTACAGGACAATGTCTTTGTGAAATTGGTTTGCTCAATTCAATATCGAGTTTTCAAGGCAGATGCTGATGATGCATTCTATGAGTTGCAAAACCCTAGA
It includes:
- the LOC120262972 gene encoding GPN-loop GTPase 3-like isoform X4, which codes for MHFFNLDPAVEHFDNPVAMDIREFISLDDVMEELVLGRNGGLIYCMEHLEENLDDWLAEELDNYLDDDYLIFYCPGLFQSL
- the LOC120262972 gene encoding hypersensitive-induced response protein 4-like isoform X1, giving the protein MMLWRNLFWAVMVALFTAWSILKRILMIGWQKNWITIWMMTILFFIAQDNVFVKLVCSIQYRVFKADADDAFYELQNPREQIQAYVFDVLWAHVPRMTLDELFEQKNDVAQAVLEEVEEVMGAYGYNIKQILMVDIIPDPSVRRAMNEINAVEE